The Tautonia marina genome segment TGCGCGGAACCCGGGCCACCCGGTCCTGACGCCTGCAATCAGGAGCGAAGGAAGAAGGCGGAAGAAGGAAACGACCTGTCACACGGGTTCAGGTCGCTGACGCCTGCAATTCCCAGGCACGGATCAAGGCCGTCCGTTCCTCGAGCGTTGCCATCGCCACCCTGCTCGGCTCGGGCCGATCGTCGTGGCTCCGCCCATCAAGTTCCCGCCCCGCCGCCTTCTTCCTTACGCCGCCCCACTGCTTGAAGAAGAACGGCACCCCCGCCGCCTCACACTGATCGCGCAGGCTCCGCACCCAATCCGCCTGCATCGGCCGGGCTCCATGCCCACTCTCTCCGCCGACGATCACCCACGCGATCCCCGACAGGTCCACCTCTCCCAGGTCTTCCAGCAACGGTTCCACCGATAAGAACCTGACCGCGGCCGGCGCCTCCCTCAAATGCTCAATCCTCGGCAAGCCGTGCTTCCTGTTCTCGACACTCACCCCCCACCAGATGTGCGACTCGGCCGCGAGGTCCTTCAAGCTCGTCCCCAACATCTCCCTCAATCGTTCCGACCGTTTCGTCAACACCTGAAACGTATGCCACTTCGCCTTCCTCATCACCTCCGCGACCGCCATCACGTAATCCTCGGGCACCTCCTTGTGAAACAGGTCGCTCATCGAGTTCACAAACACCATCTTCGGCTTCGACCACCTCAGCGGTTCCAGCAACTTCCCCGGAATGAGCTTCAAATCAAACCCCTGCTCATACGGATGCCCCTGCACCCCCCGAAACCGCTCCGCAAACGTCTCCGCATAGCAATGTGCGCACCCCGGGCTGATCTTCGTGCACCCCCTCACCGGGTTCCACGTCGCATCCGTCCATTCGATCTTCGAGTGATCCGCCATCCCGCCTTACCTTTGCAGAGCACAACGAGGCTTGGTGAACCGGTGATCTCAAAGCACCTCAGCTCGGAATTCCCGCCAAGGGAACCGACTCATTCAGCCCCCCACCGAGCCTCGCTTTTCGTTGGCTCGTTCATCCCCTTTGTCGTCTCCTCAGATTTTCCCACAAATCAAGCTTATTCCCCCTCATTTTCCCGATCATATCAAGGGAGTGACCTTTCGCGTTCCGACCCAGACCCCACCGCCGAGCCGGCCAACCGGTCGTGCCCCCCCAACATCAACCACTCGTCCGTTGCCCAGTCCTCCGCACAACCGACCTTTTCCCGAAACGAACACCCCGTTCTTTGATAACCTGAAATTTGACAGTAACTTGCGCGATTCCTCCAAAGCGCACCAGGCAGCGCAACGCCTGGCGCACCTGCCACCCCCTCGTTCGGTTTCGCCCCTGGCACCCGCCCAACACGTCGGACCAGCGCACCGTGACGGAGCGAACCCATTTTTGCGACGTAAGTCCTTTCCAGGACACAAAGTCGCTCGGCGCACCGAAGCGCACCGATCCCGTTCCCAGCCCCGTTCACACCGACTCGTCGTTCGCGGCGGGAAGCTCGATCAGGAAACAGGCCCCGGAACCGTTGGACGGAGCGAGGCGGAGGGTGCCCCCCTGGGCTCGGATCGAGTCGGAGGCGATCGCCAGGCCTCGGCCGCGGCCAGCCCCTTTGGTCGAGATGCCGGGTTGGAAGAGGCGGGGGGCGACCGAATCGGGGACACCGGGGCCGTTGTCAAGGACGCCGATCCGGACGAGGGAGCCATCCCGATCGCTCGACAGGGTGATCCGGGGAGGGTCGCCGGTCGGGGTCGTCGAGGTGGCTTCCAGCGCGTTCTTCAAGAGGTTGACCAGGGCGTGGACGAGCAATCGGCGATCGGCCCGGACCCTCAAATCTAGCCCCTCGGCAGAAGGGCGATCGACCGTGGCCGAGGCCGATTCGATCCGGGGGCCGAGCAGGGTCAGAGCCTCGTCGATCGCCTCACCGACGAGCATCGGCACCGGCTCGACCGGAAGGGATGACTGCTTCAAGTAGCCGTCCAGCTCTCGAACCGTCAGGGCGATGTACTGCGAGCAAACGCTGATCTGCCGGGCCACGTCGCGAGCAATGGCCGAGCCGGTTCGCAGGTCCACCTCGGGGTCGAGCCCCTCATCGGCCAGGCGACGCTCGAAGGCGCGACGGACCCGGTTGACCTTCGACGACTCGATGCCGGCATCGGTCACGGCGTCGGCCAGGGCGTCGGGCAGGCGGTCGAGCAGGCGGTCGAACTGGTCCAGGTGATCCGCCAGATTCCGGCGCTCGTTGGCCAGCACGAAGACGACGTTCCCCAGTTCGTGACAGGTCCGGTCGGCCAGATCCAGCGTCGCTCGCTGGGCCGACTCGCGGGCCGCCCGGTCGCTGAGAATCCGGACCTGAAGCACCATTGCCAGCAGGCAAAGCAAGGAGTACCCGGACAACCCCAGCACCGCCAGCAGGAGCCTCCGATACGACGTTTCCAGTTCCGACAGCGCCTCCTCGACCAACGCCCCCGCCCGGTAGCCGACGATCAGGACCACCGCCGAGCCTGCCTCCGGGGTCCCGTCGAGCAGGATCAACCGACGCTCCTCGGCCTCGATCCCCGGCATCGAGGGGGTTTCGCTGACCCACGAAGCGACGACAGGGCCGTTCTCGAGCGACAGCTCCAAACGCTCCACCGACACGACGGCAAACCGAGGGTCGCGCAGCTCCGTCGACCCGCCAAGCGCGGCCAGGGCCTCGCGGACCCGACTGAGCAAGGTCGGGTCGTCCGGCTCCGATCGCCAGGCGTCGGCATAGTCGGGCAGGGTCCGGCCAACCTCATCGACCGGAGTCGCCCGGGCCCACGACTCGATCGCCCGCTCCGAGACCTCCCGGCCGGTCCTCCGCAGCAGGTCGTACTCGCGGGCCAGGACGATCAGGCTGAACCCGAGGGCCGCGACCGAGACGACCCCCACGATCATCCCCGGCGCTCCGAGCGTCTCCACCGGTTTTCGGGTCGCGTCCGCCAGGCGTCGGGCTAGGGACATCGGGCAAAGGTCCACACAACGCAGCCGTCATCGAGTTCCGCAAGATCACGATCACCTCGACCGAACCCAGGCAGACCCCGAGCAGAACCGCAACACCAATGAACCCTCACCAGTCTACTGGGTCGGCCCCCGTCGCGGGGCATGCTTCCCACCCTCAATCGCAGAATCCGGTCGCAACAGCGCTCCCCGTCCGGAGGCTTCGCCCCACCGACGATTCCGAGCCGATCGGCGTTCTATCGGATTGTCCGAGCGTCGTCGGCCGGTCGGGCACCGGCCAGCGATCGACGGGATCGGGGCTCGCCGCCCAGGTCCTGCACACGAGGAGGGCCGAAGGCAAGCACCTCGGATCGGCCCGGAACGATTGCCAGGACATGACCGAGGTCGGCCGCCCGGCGCTCTCCCGAAGGCTCAAAGGCCAGCGATCGGCCGAAGGCTGCCGGGTCCTCGGCCGACACGTCCAGCTCGACCAGTGCCGAGGCCAGGTCCGGCGGCGGGCCGGGCTGATCGAGCACTCGGGCCAGGGCGGCGATGATTTCGGCCGGGATCTGCGAGGCCCCCAGGTCGGCCGGCTGCCCCTCATCCTCCGGCAGCGTGCCCGACGAGACGCACCAGACCGGCAGCGTGCAGCGCCCGGCCAGCGTATCCAGAGTCGTCCGGCCGATACCGTCGCCACACAGGACGTGCAACCGCCCCAGCACCCCAGGGCCGATCGGTCCGGAACGATCGACCAGGGCCCGGATCATCCGGCGGGTCGGGCTCCCTTGCAACGGCAAGACGGCCCAGACCGGTCCCTCTCCCGGCGCCTCGGCCACGAACCGCCAGATCAGGTCGGCCTCCTCCAGCTCGGCCGGCCCCGGTCGGTCGTCCGAGCCGACCAGACCGGGAGAGGACAGGTCGAGCCGTCGGATCAGCACCTTCGCCTCCGGAGCGACCAGGTCAATCGCCCGCTCGAACCCCTCGGCCAGATCCCGGGAGTACGGGTCGTTGCCATCGACCATCAAGACCGCGCCGACCGGCTCCCCCTCCTGATCGGAGACGACCCGGGAGACCAGCTCCGCCTCCTGCCGGTTGTTCGGGCAGAAGCGGAAGGTGCGCCCCGGATAGAGGTCGAGCAACGGCAAGGACGCCGCCCCCGGCCGATCGACCCGAACCGTCGTCGCCCAGGGGACCAGCAAGACCGGGTCCGGCCGCTGACCCGCTCCTCGACGGTGATCCACCGCATCGTGCAGCGCCTCGGCCAGGCCAGCCGTCAGGACCGTGTTGCTGGAACCGATGAAGGCCATCGGCGCGATGGGCCGATCAATCAGGCGGTTGACCCGATCCCGAGTCGTGACCACGCCCCCCCCTTCGAACCAGGAAAGCCGGACCTCTCGGCCGTGCTCGGGGGTCCGGAAGGTGATCGTGTTCAGGTCCTCGACCACCTCGCCCAGCAATCCCCGGCGCTGGCAGACGAAGACCCCTGCGCGGAATTCGGCCCAGTCGGCCCGCTCGGGCAGGAAGACCGCCACGTCGGCCACGCCGCCGACCCGGCGATCGGAGCCGGACGTGTCACCTCGGTAGGTCAGGGCGTAGCCCATCCAACCCACCAGGGCCAGTCCACCGATCAGCAGAAGCAGCGTGCCGGCTCGGCTTCTCAGGGGCATGGCTCGGGCCTCGTTCAAAGGGACTCACCTCAATCGACGGTTCCGGTTCGATCGCTCCGTCGCGACCCACCCGAGAGATCCGTTCCCTTCGGCTCCGCAAGCATACGGCAGGAGTTGTGCCGAGCCACCCGGCCGCCAGTCTCCCCTCCTCAGGCGATCGCTCCAAACCCCTGGCCTTCCAGGAGGTTGGAGCCTCTTGAGCATTCCGAAGCCCTTCGGAACAATTCCTGGGGCCTTCGGACGTACGCAAGGTTTCTGGCGTCGGCACCCGAAACCTCACGGTGGACCAGCCAGGGACTTGCCCGGTCGAGTGCCCAAACCCATGATCGGCTTGCCCGGTGGGCTCTCTGTTTCTTAGAGTTTGACGAGTGGGTCCGACCGGGTCGGCTCGGCCCGCTTCTCATCGAAAGGCAGCACGGCATGGGGACTCGGATTGCGAGCATCTCGGGACTTCGAGGGATCATCGGCGATGGGCTCGATCCGGTCGATGTAACGGCCTTCGCGGCGGCTTATGCGGCGGAGGTCGTCGCTCGGTCGGGGAAGGAGGCTCCCACGATCCTCGTCGGCCACGACGGCCGACGCTCGGCCGAGATGATGCTCGGCGCCGTCCTGTCTGGTCTCTCGGCCTCGGGCTGCCATGCTCAGTCGCTCGGCCCGACACCGACACCGACCGTTGGTTTCCTGGTCCGGGAGCAAGGGGCCGACGGCGGCATTCAGATCTCCGCCTCCCATAACCCGAGTGAGTACAACGGCTTGAAGTTCTTCCAGGCGAGCGGCTCGGTTCTCGGTCGGGACGAGGGGCGGGCCATGCTCGACCGTTTCGAACGGCGGGCGTTTCGCTGGGTTCCCTTCGACCGTCTCGGGACGATCGTTCGGGACGAGTCGATCAAGGTCGCTCACGCCGCGAAGGTTCTGGGCCTGGTCGATCTCCGAGCGATCCGCGGGGAACGGTTCCGGGTCGTCGTCGATGCCGGCCACGGGGCGGGCGGGCGGCTGGCCGACTGGCTGCTCCGGCAACTAAGATGCGATCTGCGCCTCCTGGGAGGCGAACCGGATGGCCTCTACGACCACATTCCTGAGCCGACCGAGGAGAACCTTCGTGAGCTGACGGCCATCATTCCGGCCATTGGAGCCGACATTGGCTTCGCGCTCGACCCCGACGCCGATCGGCTGGCGATCATCGACGAGACGGGCCGCTACATCGGCGAGGAACTGACGCTCGCCCTCTGCGTCCAGCACCGACTCGGCCAGCAGACCGGCCCGGTCGTGATGAACCTTTCGACCTCCCGAACCGCCGAGGAGGTCGCCAAAGGCTTCGGCTGCGAGGTGATCCGCACCCCCGTGGGTGAGATCAATGTGGTCGAGGGGATGCAGGCGTCGAACGCCGTGATCGGCGGCGAAGGGAATGGCGGAGTCATCGACCCTCGGATCGGCTGGGTTCGGGATAGCCTGGTCGGCATGGCGTTGGTCCTCGACCTGATGGCGACGAGCGGCAAACCCCTGTCGAGCCTCGTGGATGACCTTCCCCGGTTTGCCATGCTCAAAACGAAGTTCGCGACGGGATCAGAGCCGATCGCCACGATGCTCGACCGCATCGCCGGTGCCCACCCCGAGGCATCGTCCGACCGTCGCGACGGCCTGCGGCTCGACTGGCCGGACGCCTGGGTCCACATCCGGGCGAGCAACACCGAGCCGATCATTCGGGTGATCGCTGAGGCCGCCGAGGCCGACCGCGCCCGGAGCCTGGCCGAGGCGATCGGCAGCCTTGCGGGCGGCGGGGGAGGGGCATCGTGAACTGGCCGAGCTTTGACGATCCCCCCTCGGTGGCCTTCCTTGATGTCGATGGCACCCTGCTGGCCGAAACCACGAGCTATCTCTACGGCAAGCTCCTTCGACGCCGGGGGATGATCGACCAGTCGCTCCTATTTCGAGCCGCCTTGCACGGGTTCCGGCACAAGTTCGGTCGGCTCGACTACGGCCGGTTGCTCGACTACGGCTTACGGATGATCCGGGACATTCCGCTGGTCGAACTGGAACGCGCGGCCTATGAGAACTTCAAGGATCATGTGAAGCCCAGGCTGTACGAAGGCGTGGTCGAACATTTGAACGAGCTTCGCGCTTCCGGCACGCCGCTGATCCTCGTCTCGTCGTCTCCGGCCCCGGTGATCGCGCCGCTGAGCATCTATCTAGGATGCACCGACCTCTTGACCACGCCGTTCCGAGTCGAGCACGGGAGGATCGCGGGCCTCGGCCCCGGCCCCCCCTGCTACGGCGAAGGAAAGCTGCACTGGGCCGAGCGTTGGGCCGAAGAACGGGGGATCGACATGGACTTGGCGGCCGCTTACGCGGATAATTGGAGCGACCGGGCCTTGCTGCAGCGCGTCGGACGCGCCGTGGTCGTGCATCCCGGGCGCAAGCTCAAGAAGCTCGCCCTGCAGCAAGGCTGGACGATCGTGACCCCCCGACGCCCCCGACTCGATCGTCAATCTCCTTCGGAAGATTGAAGGCATTCGGGCAGTAAGCCCTTGAGTTCCGAACAAAACCCTGGACAAATCAAGCCAGATTGAGCGGTCAGGCCGTCCGATGGATCCGAGGACGGCACAGGACCGCGACGGCCGCACGACGCGGCTCCTAGATCGGATCGAGGAGGAGTTCAGCGATTGATGAGTGAATCACCCCACAGCCCTCCCGTGTCGAAGTCTTCGTCGGTGCCCCCCAGCCGAAGCATCCGCCAGTCGGCCCCGGCCGTCACGGCGCTGGTAATCGGCCTGGCCGCCTTCACGGCGAACGCCCGGGAATCGGACCTGGTCCGCGACATCCAGCGGTATTGCACCGTTTGCTGGAAGAACGCGCACCTCGACCCGAGCCTCTGGGACGACTGCACCCAGGAGGTCTGCGTCCGGTTGCTGGGCAAGGCCCGCGATGGGCAGCTTGACCTGAACCTCGTGCTGGCCGACGACACCCCCGAGCGTCGCGAGCTGGTTCGGGCCATCGACATGGTCCGCAAGCGCGTGCAACGCTCGAAGAAGTATCAACCGCTCGATGAGACCGCCTCGGCCTTCGCCTCCGACGACGACCGCAATCGCCTGGAGCTGGGGGAGATTCTTGAAGCCGCCCGCCGAGCCGTGCTGTCTCCTCGACAGGATCGGATCGTCGAGTTGTGGACCCGCGGCTGGACCGTTCCCGAGATCGCCGAGACGCTCGCCCTGAATCCGGCCCGCGTCAGCGACGAGAAGTACAAGGCGCTCCGAAAGCTCGAACGCCACCTGGCCGGTCGTCGCGACGAACTGGACCTGCCCGTTGCGCTCGACGAGGAAGACGAGTACGTCCGATTCGTCGGCTGACGGACAGACAGATCGAACAAGGCCGGGCTCGCCCGAAGCCCCTCGCTGTTTTCGAATGGGCCGGCGAGGGGATCCCTTCGGGAGGTTAGCGTGATTCTCGTGCCCTTGCTCCCTCGCACCCCATGCCGGCGACGGCCGGGCTTCACCCTGATCGAGCTGCTGGTGGTCATCGCGATCATCGGCGTCTTGATCGCCCTGTTGCTGCCCGCCGTGCAGGCCGCCCGGGAGGCGGCGAATCGGATGCGGTGCGCGAACAATCTCAAGCAGATCGGCCTGGCGATCCACAACGGCGGGAAGTTCCCGGCCGGCTATTCCAGCAGGGTCGATCCGGCGACCAGCGAGGACCTCGGCCCCGGCTGGGCCTGGGGTGCGGGGATCCTCCAGCGGCTTGAGCAAGAGAATCTCTACAACGCGATGAACATGAGCCTGCTCCCGTCTGATCCGGTCAATCAGACGGCCGCCTCGGTGCCGATCTCGACGTTCCTCTGCCCCTCCGACGACATGCCGACCCTTGTGCCGGTCCGCGACGAGGGGAACACGACAACGATTGCCTCGCTGCCGGGAGCGAACTACATCGGCGTTTATGGAATCGGCCGGATCGGCGATGCGCCCGGCGAGGGGACGGGAGTCTTCTACCGCAACAGCGGCATCCGCTTCCGAGACATCCGAGACGGGACGAGCCAGACGATCGCCGTCGGCGAGCGGAGCCAGGAACTGAGCTATGCCACCTGGGCCGCCCGCCAGCGGGGAGGCTGGCTGTACAAGACCTCGATGATCGTCGGAAGCGGTGGAGACACGTTTTCTCCCGAGCCCGAGGAAGCGTGGGCGATGGTCCTCGGCACGGCCGGGATTATCGACCCGCCCCGCACGCCGAATCACTCGAATCGTCATGTCGAGGACTTCGGGAGCCGACACCCCGGAGGGGCCAATTTCCTCTTTGCCGATGGCTCGGTTCGGTTCATCAAGGAAACGATTCGGCAACAGACGTTCCAGGCGCTCTGCACCCGGGATGGCAAGGAAGTCATCTCGGCCGATGAGTTCTGAGACCCCAGCCCAGGGTGATTCGACCTGAGGGGGGTGGTATCCCACGCTCCCAGGAGATCGAGCCGCCCGGAGGCAAGGGCCGACGGGGTGTTCTGTTGCTCTTTGGCTGCCCCTGGCCCAGACTGGGTCCTCGAACACTGCCGCCGTTGGCGTGACTCGGCAGTGAGAATTCGTGACTCGTCTCCCAAAAAGGGCCTTGATGATGAGACGTTCGAGTTGGGCACCGATGCTCGGCATCCTGGGGCTATTTCTGTCCTCGACCGCGACCATTGCCGCCGAGCCGGCACAGCAAGGTGAGCGCTACCTGCGGTTTCAGGTGGGGGAAACCACGAGCTATGGCATTCTGGAGGGGGACCGCGTTCGAGCGCTGGACGGTGACCTGTTCGGTTCTTTCTCCAAGACCGACCGCACCTATGCACTCGAAGATGTGACGGTCTTGATCCCGACCGAGCCGACGCAGGTGCTCGCCCTGGCCGGCAACTACCGGAGCCACCTGGGAGACGAGGAAATCCCGCCGCTCTTCCGCATCCCGCAGCCGTTCTACAAGAGCCCGTCGAGCCTCGTGGCCGACGGCGGGAACATTGTCATTCCCAAGGATTCCCCCGGCCCGGTCCACTTCGAGGCCGAGCTGGTTATCGTCATCGGGAAGACGACCCGCAAGGTATCGAAGGAGAAGGCGCACGAGTACGTCTTCGGTGTGACCTGCGGCAACGACGTGAGCGAGCGTTACTGGCAGAACGATCCCGAGAACAAGGACGTGCAGTGGTGGCGAGCCAAGGGGGCCGACACCTTCGGGCCGGTCGGGCCTTTCATCGCCACGGGGCTGAACCCGGACGACCTGCTCATGACGCTGCGACTGAATGGCGAGGTGATGCAGCAAGAGCGAACCGACCACCTGATCCACGATGTCGCCACCATGGTCAGCTACATCAGCCAGTACGTCACCTTGCAACCGGGCGACCTGATCTTCACCGGAACGCCAGGGGAAACCTCGGAGATCAAGCCGGGAGACGTGGTCGAGGTCGAGTTGGAAGGGGTCGGCGTACTCCGCAATCCCGTGGTGGGCGAAGAGTAACCGGATCGTGGCTCACACCAAGAGGCCGGGACTGGTCGCCCGGCCTGATCAGGTCCCTGGATGACACGATTCCGAGAGGCAGCGGGAGCATGACGCCCGCTGCCGAGGCCCCAGAGGGCGACGCGAGGCCGCCGGCAGGACTTCGGTGGCCTCCTCGACCAGCGTCTCGGGCAAGCGGGCGGGTCCTCGGACCCTTCCTGCTGTTGCCGGATATGGCCCGGTGCCGGCCTCAGAGCGTCTGCAGGAGCTCCAGGACCTTCTCGCTGTGCCCGTCAACCCGGACCTTCGGGAAGATCTTGCGGATGATGCCCTTGCCGTCGATGACGACCGTCGTGCGCTCGACTCCCATCGACTTCTTGCCGTACATGTTCTTCTCTTTCCAGACGCCGTACGCCTGGATGACCTCCTTCTCGGGGTCGGCCAGAAGGGTGAATGGCAGCTCGTACTTCTCGGCAAATTTGAGGTGCGACTCGGCCGAGTCGGGACTGACGCCCAGCACGACCGCCCCGGCGGCCTCGTAATCGGCTCGGGCATCGCGGAAGGCGCAGGCTTCCTTGGTGCATCCGGGAGTGTCGTCTTTCGGGTAGAAATAGAGGACGACGACCTTCCCCTTGAGCTTTTTGAGCGAAACCTTCTTGCCGTGCTGGTCGGTGAGGGTGAAGTCGGGGGCGGGCTGGCCTGCTTCGATCATCGGGATTCCTTCCGTGGTTGGGATTCGCCCGACGACTCGGGCCGACGTGACCCGTGTCGGGCTTGGGAGTTAATCTAGTCGGTCGACCGGTACTCGGAAAGCATCGGGACGATTCTCCGGAGGACGGACATGCCAAAGACAACGGTTCGGATTGGTCCGGCCGATCACGGCCAGCGCATGACGCTCGATGAGTTCGAGCCTGCCGAGGTGATGGAGGGCTATCATTATGAGCTGGGGCGGGGGGAAATCGTCGTGACGGACGTTCCGAGGCCGAAACATCTCCGCGTCCTGACCGCGATCCGCCGGCAATTCGCGGCCTACGATCTTGCTCACCCGGG includes the following:
- a CDS encoding ABC transporter substrate-binding protein, with amino-acid sequence MPLRSRAGTLLLLIGGLALVGWMGYALTYRGDTSGSDRRVGGVADVAVFLPERADWAEFRAGVFVCQRRGLLGEVVEDLNTITFRTPEHGREVRLSWFEGGGVVTTRDRVNRLIDRPIAPMAFIGSSNTVLTAGLAEALHDAVDHRRGAGQRPDPVLLVPWATTVRVDRPGAASLPLLDLYPGRTFRFCPNNRQEAELVSRVVSDQEGEPVGAVLMVDGNDPYSRDLAEGFERAIDLVAPEAKVLIRRLDLSSPGLVGSDDRPGPAELEEADLIWRFVAEAPGEGPVWAVLPLQGSPTRRMIRALVDRSGPIGPGVLGRLHVLCGDGIGRTTLDTLAGRCTLPVWCVSSGTLPEDEGQPADLGASQIPAEIIAALARVLDQPGPPPDLASALVELDVSAEDPAAFGRSLAFEPSGERRAADLGHVLAIVPGRSEVLAFGPPRVQDLGGEPRSRRSLAGARPADDARTIR
- a CDS encoding HAD family hydrolase, with product MNWPSFDDPPSVAFLDVDGTLLAETTSYLYGKLLRRRGMIDQSLLFRAALHGFRHKFGRLDYGRLLDYGLRMIRDIPLVELERAAYENFKDHVKPRLYEGVVEHLNELRASGTPLILVSSSPAPVIAPLSIYLGCTDLLTTPFRVEHGRIAGLGPGPPCYGEGKLHWAERWAEERGIDMDLAAAYADNWSDRALLQRVGRAVVVHPGRKLKKLALQQGWTIVTPRRPRLDRQSPSED
- a CDS encoding fumarylacetoacetate hydrolase family protein, producing the protein MLGILGLFLSSTATIAAEPAQQGERYLRFQVGETTSYGILEGDRVRALDGDLFGSFSKTDRTYALEDVTVLIPTEPTQVLALAGNYRSHLGDEEIPPLFRIPQPFYKSPSSLVADGGNIVIPKDSPGPVHFEAELVIVIGKTTRKVSKEKAHEYVFGVTCGNDVSERYWQNDPENKDVQWWRAKGADTFGPVGPFIATGLNPDDLLMTLRLNGEVMQQERTDHLIHDVATMVSYISQYVTLQPGDLIFTGTPGETSEIKPGDVVEVELEGVGVLRNPVVGEE
- a CDS encoding sensor histidine kinase — translated: MSLARRLADATRKPVETLGAPGMIVGVVSVAALGFSLIVLAREYDLLRRTGREVSERAIESWARATPVDEVGRTLPDYADAWRSEPDDPTLLSRVREALAALGGSTELRDPRFAVVSVERLELSLENGPVVASWVSETPSMPGIEAEERRLILLDGTPEAGSAVVLIVGYRAGALVEEALSELETSYRRLLLAVLGLSGYSLLCLLAMVLQVRILSDRAARESAQRATLDLADRTCHELGNVVFVLANERRNLADHLDQFDRLLDRLPDALADAVTDAGIESSKVNRVRRAFERRLADEGLDPEVDLRTGSAIARDVARQISVCSQYIALTVRELDGYLKQSSLPVEPVPMLVGEAIDEALTLLGPRIESASATVDRPSAEGLDLRVRADRRLLVHALVNLLKNALEATSTTPTGDPPRITLSSDRDGSLVRIGVLDNGPGVPDSVAPRLFQPGISTKGAGRGRGLAIASDSIRAQGGTLRLAPSNGSGACFLIELPAANDESV
- a CDS encoding DUF1559 domain-containing protein, encoding MILVPLLPRTPCRRRPGFTLIELLVVIAIIGVLIALLLPAVQAAREAANRMRCANNLKQIGLAIHNGGKFPAGYSSRVDPATSEDLGPGWAWGAGILQRLEQENLYNAMNMSLLPSDPVNQTAASVPISTFLCPSDDMPTLVPVRDEGNTTTIASLPGANYIGVYGIGRIGDAPGEGTGVFYRNSGIRFRDIRDGTSQTIAVGERSQELSYATWAARQRGGWLYKTSMIVGSGGDTFSPEPEEAWAMVLGTAGIIDPPRTPNHSNRHVEDFGSRHPGGANFLFADGSVRFIKETIRQQTFQALCTRDGKEVISADEF
- a CDS encoding sigma-70 family RNA polymerase sigma factor, with translation MSESPHSPPVSKSSSVPPSRSIRQSAPAVTALVIGLAAFTANARESDLVRDIQRYCTVCWKNAHLDPSLWDDCTQEVCVRLLGKARDGQLDLNLVLADDTPERRELVRAIDMVRKRVQRSKKYQPLDETASAFASDDDRNRLELGEILEAARRAVLSPRQDRIVELWTRGWTVPEIAETLALNPARVSDEKYKALRKLERHLAGRRDELDLPVALDEEDEYVRFVG
- the bcp gene encoding thioredoxin-dependent thiol peroxidase; the protein is MIEAGQPAPDFTLTDQHGKKVSLKKLKGKVVVLYFYPKDDTPGCTKEACAFRDARADYEAAGAVVLGVSPDSAESHLKFAEKYELPFTLLADPEKEVIQAYGVWKEKNMYGKKSMGVERTTVVIDGKGIIRKIFPKVRVDGHSEKVLELLQTL
- the glmM gene encoding phosphoglucosamine mutase, which produces MGTRIASISGLRGIIGDGLDPVDVTAFAAAYAAEVVARSGKEAPTILVGHDGRRSAEMMLGAVLSGLSASGCHAQSLGPTPTPTVGFLVREQGADGGIQISASHNPSEYNGLKFFQASGSVLGRDEGRAMLDRFERRAFRWVPFDRLGTIVRDESIKVAHAAKVLGLVDLRAIRGERFRVVVDAGHGAGGRLADWLLRQLRCDLRLLGGEPDGLYDHIPEPTEENLRELTAIIPAIGADIGFALDPDADRLAIIDETGRYIGEELTLALCVQHRLGQQTGPVVMNLSTSRTAEEVAKGFGCEVIRTPVGEINVVEGMQASNAVIGGEGNGGVIDPRIGWVRDSLVGMALVLDLMATSGKPLSSLVDDLPRFAMLKTKFATGSEPIATMLDRIAGAHPEASSDRRDGLRLDWPDAWVHIRASNTEPIIRVIAEAAEADRARSLAEAIGSLAGGGGGAS
- a CDS encoding DUF5131 family protein, with product MADHSKIEWTDATWNPVRGCTKISPGCAHCYAETFAERFRGVQGHPYEQGFDLKLIPGKLLEPLRWSKPKMVFVNSMSDLFHKEVPEDYVMAVAEVMRKAKWHTFQVLTKRSERLREMLGTSLKDLAAESHIWWGVSVENRKHGLPRIEHLREAPAAVRFLSVEPLLEDLGEVDLSGIAWVIVGGESGHGARPMQADWVRSLRDQCEAAGVPFFFKQWGGVRKKAAGRELDGRSHDDRPEPSRVAMATLEERTALIRAWELQASAT